From the genome of Candidatus Buchananbacteria bacterium, one region includes:
- a CDS encoding peptidoglycan DD-metalloendopeptidase family protein — MKLVKNILLFAAILGLVSFFVWQSGRLKTAEPAPEDSTVVNPKAETTYVKNIEVTEGSTFGKLMETASVSPLISQAIFDAAQNVYDLTNIRLGRVINLVYDKQTDEFKQLIYQIDSEEELFVTREQNSQATTTVNVWAAERKMIPYEIKIKTVEGTIDSSMWESALSQGIDERAIIAFADVFQWTVDFAWQVRSGDKYKFIYEERYLKGEYIMPGKILAGKFTNEGKDLFAFYYAKDQIEGYYDQDANSTQKIFLKAPLSFKYITSGFTTGSRYISAFNISTGHRAIDYAAAAGTPVRAVGDGTVSLAGWDGSYGNKVSIRHNGTYSTNYAHLSRIAVKRGQKVTQGQIIGYVGSTGLSTGPHLHYEMVKNGTKINPLLEELPSGEAIKEESRQDYFETIKSWQEQLR, encoded by the coding sequence ATGAAATTAGTCAAGAATATTTTACTGTTTGCAGCTATTTTAGGTTTGGTGTCATTCTTTGTCTGGCAATCCGGCCGTTTAAAAACTGCTGAGCCGGCGCCTGAAGACAGCACAGTAGTTAATCCGAAAGCTGAAACAACATATGTTAAGAATATTGAAGTAACCGAAGGTTCAACTTTTGGAAAATTAATGGAAACAGCAAGCGTCAGCCCGCTGATCAGTCAGGCTATTTTTGATGCGGCTCAAAACGTTTATGATTTAACAAACATTCGGTTGGGCAGAGTAATTAATTTAGTTTATGACAAACAAACTGATGAATTTAAACAATTGATATATCAAATTGACAGTGAAGAAGAGTTGTTTGTGACCCGCGAGCAGAATAGTCAGGCTACAACCACAGTGAACGTTTGGGCGGCCGAAAGAAAGATGATTCCCTATGAAATAAAAATTAAAACAGTTGAAGGTACAATTGATAGTTCGATGTGGGAGTCTGCTTTAAGCCAAGGTATTGATGAGCGGGCAATCATTGCTTTTGCGGACGTGTTTCAATGGACAGTTGATTTTGCTTGGCAAGTTAGGTCGGGCGACAAATATAAGTTCATTTATGAAGAGCGCTATTTAAAGGGAGAATATATAATGCCAGGAAAAATTTTAGCCGGTAAGTTTACCAATGAAGGTAAGGATTTATTTGCTTTTTATTATGCCAAAGATCAGATTGAAGGTTATTATGATCAGGATGCCAATTCAACCCAAAAGATATTTTTAAAAGCGCCGTTGTCTTTTAAATATATTACTTCCGGATTTACGACCGGCTCGCGATACATTTCAGCATTTAATATTTCAACCGGCCATCGGGCGATTGATTATGCCGCTGCGGCCGGAACGCCGGTTCGCGCGGTTGGCGACGGGACGGTAAGCTTGGCGGGCTGGGATGGTTCATATGGAAATAAGGTAAGTATCAGACATAATGGGACATATTCAACCAACTACGCACACCTTTCACGCATTGCCGTTAAACGTGGTCAAAAAGTTACTCAGGGACAAATAATTGGTTATGTCGGTTCAACCGGTCTTTCAACGGGTCCACATTTACATTACGAGATGGTAAAAAACGGCACTAAAATTAACCCGCTTCTTGAAGAGTTGCCGTCCGGGGAGGCTATAAAGGAAGAAAGCAGACAGGATTATTTTGAAACAATTAAAAGCTGGCAAGAGCAATTACGTTAA
- the uvrC gene encoding excinuclease ABC subunit UvrC: MKNELYHGTILLSTKMSNLKQKIKDSPQNPGCYIFKDKNGRIIYIGKAKNISKRVKSYFHKYDLDSKTVELVKKISDVDFFITDNELEAFLLEARLINKHQPKYNIELKAGKRYAHLLITNEEYPRLVAVRSFKNSDEVYGPYASGQARQELVRIANRLFKMRVNKRMTKKEIQRGRIKLATSPWSEEISQIEYRQRVDRVRLLLKGQNEELIKKLQSEMHEYAAQNNFEQAKIRRDQIMALENIAQKQKIELRRNYDQDVINYIQTPNKLVVQLFNINKGIISGRKEFTFQTPLSTEPAVNLADFLSQYYYTQDIPQEIILPIQLADQNILEQYFSNLAGHRLKIIVPQKGDKLKLLELVKKNIEINLQTGEANLFELQNVLGLTSSPRIIEAFDISNLGPSDVVASMVRFDQGKPDKDNYRRFKIKTFQGQSDFDAMKEVVYRRYYRITKQQEQLPDLIMVDGGKPQLSAARQSLSALGLDQIPLIALAKKEEEIYTLKSKYPIRLSKRSSALKLLQRIRDEAHRFAITYQRSLRLKRQ; this comes from the coding sequence ATGAAAAATGAACTATATCATGGTACTATATTATTGTCAACGAAAATGTCTAATTTAAAGCAAAAAATTAAAGATTCACCACAAAATCCCGGTTGTTATATCTTTAAGGATAAAAACGGGAGAATTATTTATATTGGCAAAGCAAAAAATATCAGTAAACGGGTTAAGAGTTATTTTCATAAATATGATTTAGATTCTAAAACTGTCGAGCTGGTGAAAAAAATAAGTGACGTTGATTTTTTTATTACTGATAACGAACTTGAAGCATTTTTGTTAGAAGCCCGATTGATTAATAAGCACCAGCCAAAATATAACATTGAGTTAAAAGCTGGAAAGCGCTATGCCCATCTGCTGATAACCAATGAAGAATACCCCAGACTAGTCGCCGTACGATCCTTTAAAAATAGTGATGAAGTCTACGGTCCCTATGCTTCCGGCCAGGCTCGGCAAGAGTTAGTGAGAATCGCAAATCGATTATTCAAAATGAGAGTCAATAAACGGATGACCAAGAAAGAGATTCAACGAGGACGGATTAAATTGGCAACCTCGCCGTGGTCTGAGGAAATTAGCCAGATTGAATACCGACAGCGAGTTGACCGAGTGCGACTGCTTTTAAAAGGTCAAAATGAAGAGTTGATTAAAAAATTACAATCGGAAATGCATGAGTATGCCGCTCAGAATAATTTTGAGCAAGCTAAAATTAGACGTGATCAGATTATGGCTCTGGAGAACATTGCTCAAAAACAAAAAATTGAACTGCGCCGTAACTATGATCAGGATGTTATAAACTATATTCAGACGCCGAACAAATTAGTTGTTCAATTATTTAATATTAATAAAGGAATTATTTCCGGCCGTAAAGAGTTTACATTTCAAACTCCTTTAAGCACAGAACCGGCAGTAAACCTGGCTGATTTTCTTTCCCAATATTACTATACACAAGATATCCCGCAAGAAATTATTCTGCCGATTCAGCTTGCTGATCAAAATATTTTAGAGCAGTATTTTTCTAACCTAGCAGGACATCGGCTTAAGATCATTGTTCCCCAAAAAGGAGACAAGCTAAAGCTCTTGGAGTTAGTTAAAAAAAATATTGAAATAAATTTGCAGACAGGCGAGGCCAATTTGTTTGAATTGCAGAACGTTCTCGGGCTAACGAGTTCGCCAAGAATAATTGAAGCGTTTGATATTTCTAATTTAGGGCCGTCTGATGTTGTTGCTTCAATGGTTCGGTTTGATCAGGGCAAACCAGACAAGGATAATTATCGGCGGTTTAAAATAAAAACTTTTCAGGGACAATCGGATTTTGACGCTATGAAGGAGGTGGTGTATCGTCGGTATTACCGAATTACCAAGCAGCAGGAACAACTGCCGGATTTAATTATGGTTGACGGCGGCAAACCCCAACTTTCGGCCGCACGTCAGTCGTTGTCGGCATTGGGTTTGGATCAAATACCGCTTATTGCTTTAGCAAAAAAAGAGGAAGAAATTTACACCCTGAAGAGTAAATATCCGATTCGTCTTTCAAAGCGTTCATCGGCCTTAAAATTATTGCAACGCATTAGAGATGAGGCTCACCGTTTTGCCATTACTTATCAGCGTTCTTTGAGGCTAAAAAGACAATAA